A region from the Canis aureus isolate CA01 chromosome 8, VMU_Caureus_v.1.0, whole genome shotgun sequence genome encodes:
- the QPRT gene encoding nicotinate-nucleotide pyrophosphorylase [carboxylating], producing MDPKGLELLLPPTTLAALADSWLREDCPGLNHAALVSGAAPSQAVLWAKSPGVLAGRPFFDAIFARVNCQVSWFLPEGSKLVPVAKVAEVRGPAHCLLLGERVALNTLARCSGVASAAAAAVEAAKGTGWTGHVAGTRKTTPGFRLVEKFGLLVGGAAAHRYDLGGLVMVKDNHVLAAGGVEKAVQAAQQVADFTLKVEVECSSLQEAVEAAKAGADLVLLDNFRPEELHPTAAALKAQFPGVGVEASGGITLANLPQFCGPHIDVLSLGMLTQAAPALDFSLKLFPEGATPMYNAHRS from the exons gcctggagctgctgctgcccCCCACCACTCTGGCCGCCCTGGCGGACAGCTGGCTCCGCGAGGACTGCCCAGGCCTTAACCACGCAGCCTTGGTTTCGGGGGCAGCCCCGTCGCAGGCGGTGCTGTGGGCCAAGTCCCCCGGGGTACTGGCCGGGAGGCCTTTCTTCGATGCCATCTTTGCCCGAGTCAACTGCCAGGTGTCCTGGTTCCTCCCTGAAGGCTCCAAGCTGGTGCCGGTGGCCAAGGTGGCCGAGGTCCGGGGCCCCGCGCACTGCCTGCTGCTGGGCGAGAGGGTGGCCCTGAACACGCTGGCCCGCTGCAGTGGGGTggccagcgccgccgccgccgccgtcgaaGCCGCCAAGGGGACCGGCTGGACCGGGCACGTGGCTGGCACCAGGAAGACCACGCCCGGCTTCCGGCTGGTGGAGAAGTTCGGGCTCCTGGTGGGCGGGGCCGCCGCCCACCGCTATGACCTGGGAGGGCTAGTGATGGTGAAGGACAACCACGTCCTGGCCGCCGGAGGTGTGGAGAAG GCAGTGCAGGCGGCCCAGCAGGTGGCTGACTTCACCCTGAAGGTGGAGGTGGAGTGCAGCAGTCTGCAGGAGGCTGTGGAGGCCGCCAAGGCCGGAGCGGACCTCGTCCTGCTGGACAACTTCAGGCCTGAG GAGCTGCACCCCACGGCTGCTGCGCTGAAGGCCCAGTTCCCCGGTGTGGGCGTGGAGGCCAGCGGAGGCATCACGCTGGCCAACCTCCCCCAGTTCTGTGGGCCCCACATCGACGTCCTCTCTCTAGGGATGCTGACCCAGGCTGCCCCGGCCCTTGACTTCTCTCTCAAGCTGTTTCCTGAAGGGGCCACGCCCATGTACAATGCCCACAGGTCCTAA